GCAGGCTAGGAAGCGCGGATGTTCTTCAATTTCGTCGACGAGCTTCGGGCCGCGGGTATCCCCGCCAGCTTCAAGGAACACCTCACGCTGCTGGAGGCGCTCGACAAGGACGTGATCGAGCAGACACCCGAGGCGTTCTATTACCTCTCCCGCGCGACCTTCGTGAAGGACGAAGGCCTGATCGACCGCTTCGACCAGGTGTTCAGCCGCGTGTTCAAGGGCATCATGTCCGATTATGGGCAGAACCCGGTCGACATCCCGGAAGACTGGCTGAAGGCAGTCGCAGAGAAATTCCTCTCCGAGGAAGAGATGGCCAAGATCAAGTCGCTGGGCGACTGGGACGAGATCATGGAGACGCTGAAGAAGCGGCTCGAAGAGCAGGAAAAGCGCCACCAGGGCGGCAACAAGTGGATCGGCACCGGCGGTACCAGCCCCTTCGGCAACTCGGGCTACAATCCCGAAGGCGTGCGGATCGGCGGCGAGAGCAAGCACAAGCGCGCCCTGAAGGTCTGGGACAAGCGCGAGTTCAAGAACCTCGACAACACCAAGGAACTGGGCACCCGCAACATCAAGATGGCGCTACGCCGCTTGCGCCGTTTCGCCCGCGAAGGCGCCGCGGACGAGCTGGACCTCGATGCGACGATCGAGGGCACGGCCAAGCAGGGCTGGCTCGACATCCATATGCGGCCCGAGCGGCACAATGCCGTCAAGCTGCTGCTGTTTCTCGACGTGGGCGGATCGATGGACCCGTTCATCAAGGTGACCGAAGAGCTGTTCAGCGCCGCGACGAGCGAGTTCAAGAACCTCGAATTCTTCTACTTCCACAACTGCCTCTACGAAGGTGTGTGGAAGGACAACAAGCGCCGCTGGCAGGAGCGTACCAAGACTTGGGACGTGCTCCACAAATACGGCCACGACTACAAGATCGTCTTCGTCGGCGATGCCGCGATGAGTCCCTATGAAATCACCCATCCGGGCGGCAGTGTCGAGCACATGAACGACGAGGCTGGCGCGGTGTGGATGCAGCGTGTCACCAACACCTATCCCGCCACGGTCTGGCTGAACCCGGTGCCGGAAAAGCAATGGGGCTATTCCCAGTCGACCAAGATCATGAAGCAGCTGGTCAACGACCGGATGTATCCGCTGACGCTGGACGGTCTCGACGATGCTATGCGCGAACTGAGCCGCAAGCAGGGCTAAGCCACCGGTTTGCCAAGGTTTTTCGTTTGCGGTATCTTGCGCCGCGAAAGGAAGGCTGATGCACTACCTTGCCCTTACCTGCCTGCCGCTAGCCGGACTGGTGCTTAGCGCGCAATCTCTGCCGCGCGTCGTGGAACCCGAAGGCCAGATCCTCAATCTGCGCGAGCCGCAATCGGCACGATGCAACGAGGTAATTCGCGAAGTTCGCGTAACCGGCGGGCTACCTGCCTTGCAGCGAGGGCCTGCGACCGGCGAGGACGGCTATATGATCGCGGCCGTGGACAAACGGGTCGATGGCTGTGCCGTCATGCAGATGCATGGCGACGTGAACGACTTGCGGCCGCTGCCCGAACCGACGGACGAATATCTCCTCCGTCCCGCAAGCGACTAGGCACTCAGCTATAAATGAGGTGCGGCGCGATGGTTTCGCGCCATGCTGCCTCGTCGCGGGAAGCGATCTCGTCGAGATCACCCGCCTCGGCCTCGCTATCGTCCACCCATTCGCGAAGTGACGGCCCGCCGTTGATCACGTCGATCGCGAGCCGGTCGAACTCGTATTCATAGGGAAAGTTGCGCCAGATCTCGTAGTCCGGGTACAGCGTGCGGATGGCCTTGAAGGCCAGTGCCTGAAGCCGCCAGGGCTTGAATTCATGATGGTCGTAGAACGGACCTTCTGCGTGGATCATCAGACCGTTACACAGCTTTCCTGCGTGCTTGTGGAAGGTCGGTTCGAACCAGCATTCGCGCAAGGCGCAGCCGCGTAGCCAGCTCGGCGCCTGCCGGCGCATTTCTGCCAGGACTGAGGGTGCATCGATATCGGGCGCGCCGAACAGGACCTCCAGCGGGCGGGTGGTGCCCCTGCCCTCGCTCAGCGTGGTGCCTTCCAGCATGACAGTGCCGGCATAGGCGCGGGCCATGTTGACGTTGGCGGCATTAGGGCTGGGGTTGATCCACACCCGGTCATCCGGCCAACCGTAACCGGGTGCCTTGCCGGGCTTCCAGCCTTCCATCTCGATCACGCGATAGTCCACGTCGAGCTTGAAATGGTCGACGAACCAGCGCCCCATCTCGCCCATGGTCATGCCGTGGCGCATTGTCATGGGCGCTGCGCCGACGAAACTCTCCTGCCCCGGCACCAGCAGCGTGCCCTCGACTGGTCCCCCAGCGGGATTGGGGCGGTCGAGAACCCAGACTTCCTTCCCGCCCTTGGCCGCTTCCTCGAGCAGGTAAAGCAAGGTCGTCACGAAGGTGTAGATGCGGCAGCCGAGGTCTTGCAGATCGAACAGGAAGACGTCCGCCGTGCTCATCATCTGGCCGGTCGGACGGCGCACCTCGCCGTAGAGGCTGAAAACGGGGATGCCGTGGCGCGGATCGGTTTCGTCCGCGGTTTCGACCATGTTGTCCTGCTTGTCACCCTTGAGTCCGTGCTGCGGTCCGAAGGCGGAGGTGACATTGATACCGCGCGCAATCAGCGCGTCGAGCGAATGGTCGAGCTGCGCCGTGACCGACGCCGGATGCGCGACAAGCGAGACACGCTTGCCTTCGAGGGGAGCGCGAAGTTCGGCCTGTGTGAGCAGGCGATCGATACCGAATTTCATGCCGCGTTGGGTGGCCCAAGCTCCGCCTTGAAGCAAGACGCATCGTGGAA
Above is a window of Qipengyuania gaetbuli DNA encoding:
- a CDS encoding vWA domain-containing protein; amino-acid sequence: MFFNFVDELRAAGIPASFKEHLTLLEALDKDVIEQTPEAFYYLSRATFVKDEGLIDRFDQVFSRVFKGIMSDYGQNPVDIPEDWLKAVAEKFLSEEEMAKIKSLGDWDEIMETLKKRLEEQEKRHQGGNKWIGTGGTSPFGNSGYNPEGVRIGGESKHKRALKVWDKREFKNLDNTKELGTRNIKMALRRLRRFAREGAADELDLDATIEGTAKQGWLDIHMRPERHNAVKLLLFLDVGGSMDPFIKVTEELFSAATSEFKNLEFFYFHNCLYEGVWKDNKRRWQERTKTWDVLHKYGHDYKIVFVGDAAMSPYEITHPGGSVEHMNDEAGAVWMQRVTNTYPATVWLNPVPEKQWGYSQSTKIMKQLVNDRMYPLTLDGLDDAMRELSRKQG
- a CDS encoding exo-beta-N-acetylmuramidase NamZ domain-containing protein, translated to MKFGIDRLLTQAELRAPLEGKRVSLVAHPASVTAQLDHSLDALIARGINVTSAFGPQHGLKGDKQDNMVETADETDPRHGIPVFSLYGEVRRPTGQMMSTADVFLFDLQDLGCRIYTFVTTLLYLLEEAAKGGKEVWVLDRPNPAGGPVEGTLLVPGQESFVGAAPMTMRHGMTMGEMGRWFVDHFKLDVDYRVIEMEGWKPGKAPGYGWPDDRVWINPSPNAANVNMARAYAGTVMLEGTTLSEGRGTTRPLEVLFGAPDIDAPSVLAEMRRQAPSWLRGCALRECWFEPTFHKHAGKLCNGLMIHAEGPFYDHHEFKPWRLQALAFKAIRTLYPDYEIWRNFPYEYEFDRLAIDVINGGPSLREWVDDSEAEAGDLDEIASRDEAAWRETIAPHLIYS